A window of Brevibacterium ihuae contains these coding sequences:
- a CDS encoding sensor histidine kinase — MSLRWKIVILIVSSVIIAVLSCGVVVRQSAAAAEDDRMRQNISAQLSDAISIYADTGVLTLNTSVDDPDLPAEAREAALAGRSVTIRGVADGAEVIWAAAPIEVGSHTAVIAVRTTTAESQQLLNAIDRAILFGMLGSAIVIGGIGSLVAGQISRRLTLGAQAARKIAAGDTQIRISDVIDTGDDEVAAFAAAADSAVQRLAEKLDSEQRFTSDLAHEMRTPLTGLVNAANLLEEQSRPAELVRDRVARLQVLVEDLLEVSRLDAGRATPDFTTMSLDSSIRSLITTLGASGVTTGHEIEVNYASEGRTVITDQRRFERIVSNLIVNATKHGADPIIVTTTPHAVIVEDHGPGYPADIIATGPTRFVSAGGGGMGLGLVIAQGQARLLGMRIAFSNGPAGGARTEVFLPEHDPRPESPAAQA, encoded by the coding sequence GTGTCACTCCGGTGGAAGATCGTCATCCTCATCGTCTCCTCGGTGATCATCGCGGTCCTCTCGTGCGGCGTCGTCGTGCGCCAGAGCGCGGCCGCCGCGGAGGACGACCGGATGCGGCAGAACATCAGCGCCCAGCTCTCCGACGCGATCTCGATCTACGCCGACACCGGGGTCCTCACCCTCAACACGAGCGTCGACGACCCCGACCTGCCCGCCGAGGCGCGCGAGGCCGCGCTCGCCGGACGGAGCGTGACGATCCGCGGGGTCGCCGACGGGGCCGAGGTGATCTGGGCCGCCGCACCGATCGAGGTCGGCTCGCACACCGCCGTGATCGCGGTGCGCACCACCACCGCGGAGTCCCAGCAGCTCCTCAATGCGATCGACCGGGCGATCCTGTTCGGCATGCTCGGCTCGGCGATCGTCATCGGCGGCATCGGCTCGCTCGTCGCCGGCCAGATCTCGCGCCGACTCACCCTGGGCGCCCAGGCCGCGCGGAAGATCGCCGCCGGTGACACGCAGATTCGGATCTCCGACGTCATCGACACCGGCGACGACGAGGTGGCGGCCTTCGCCGCTGCGGCCGACTCCGCCGTCCAGCGGCTCGCGGAGAAGCTCGACTCCGAGCAGCGCTTCACCTCCGACCTCGCCCACGAGATGCGCACCCCGCTCACCGGGCTCGTCAACGCCGCGAACCTCCTCGAGGAGCAGTCACGGCCGGCCGAGCTCGTGCGCGACCGGGTGGCCCGCCTCCAGGTGCTCGTCGAGGACCTCCTCGAGGTGTCCCGGCTCGACGCGGGACGCGCCACCCCGGACTTCACGACGATGTCGCTCGACTCCTCGATCCGCTCCCTCATCACGACGCTCGGCGCCTCCGGGGTCACCACCGGCCACGAGATCGAGGTCAACTACGCCTCCGAGGGGCGCACGGTGATCACCGATCAGCGCCGGTTCGAGCGCATCGTGTCCAACCTCATCGTCAACGCCACGAAGCACGGCGCGGACCCGATCATCGTCACGACGACGCCGCACGCCGTCATCGTCGAGGACCACGGACCCGGCTATCCAGCGGACATCATCGCCACCGGACCCACGCGCTTCGTGTCCGCCGGCGGCGGCGGGATGGGCCTCGGCCTCGTCATCGCCCAGGGGCAGGCGCGGCTGCTGGGGATGCGGATCGCGTTCAGCAACGGGCCGGCCGGCGGCGCACGGACCGAGGTCTTCCTGCCCGAGCACGACCCCCGGCCCGAGTCCCCGGCCGCACAGGCCTGA